A genome region from Setaria italica strain Yugu1 chromosome III, Setaria_italica_v2.0, whole genome shotgun sequence includes the following:
- the LOC101772252 gene encoding AAA-ATPase At3g50940 translates to MPSHDKALAAAASAAASLMLVRSVANELLPDEVLDMLRSGVGRLRSRMSSQHTITIEKKVDGLTNNHVYEAVKAYLAAHVSTRTQQHLCVSSSDEDDKMTVTMAEGEEMADVYDGTEFKWCLNYRYIPSPSDSGNGRQRQVEAHSFVMTFPKKHKEKALDSYLPYIVSTAKAMKAQERTLQIYMNSWEDWSPMDLHHPSTFDTFAMDHKQKQSIVDDLNRFIKRKDYYKRIGKAWKRGYLLYGPPGTGKSSLIAAMANHLRFDIYDLELTSVQSNMDLRKLLVGISSRSILVVEDIDCTIKLQQREGGEEDTKSDSTDSEDGREKVTLSGMLNFVDGLWSASGEERIIVFTTNYKERLDPALLRPGRMDMHIYMGYCTPQSFRILAHNYHMIDYHATYPEIEKLMKEVMVTPAEVAEVLMRNDDADVALHDLIDLLKSKVNDANVIKSEHSSANNQLDEEQDDRDHD, encoded by the exons ATGCCGTCCCACGACAaggccctcgccgccgcagcgtccgcggcggcgtcgctgaTGCTGGTGCGCAGCGTGGCGAACGAGCTGCTGCCCGACGAGGTGCTCGACATGCTGCGCTCCGGCGTCGGCCGCCTGCGGTCGCGCATGTCCTCGCAGCACACCATCACCATCGAGAAGAAGGTCGACGGGCTCACCAACAACCACGTCTACGAGGCCGTCAAGGCCTACCTCGCCGCGCACGTCAGCACGAGGACGCAGCAGCACCTGTGCGTCAGCAGCTCGGACGAGGATGACAAGATGACCGTCACCATGGCGGAGGGCGAGGAGATGGCTGATGTCTACGACGGCACCGAGTTCAAATGGTGCCTCAACTACCGCTACATCCCCTCCCCAAGTGACTCCGGCAATGGCAGGCAGAGACAGGTCGAGGCACACTCCTTCGTGATGACCTTCCCCAAGAAGCACAAGGAGAAAGCCCTCGACTCTTACCTCCCCTACATTGTGTCCACAGCCAAGGCCATGAAAGCGCAGGAAAGAACTCTCCAGATATACATGAATAGTTGGGAGGACTGGTCTCCAATGGACCTCCACCACCCATCAACTTTTGACACATTTGCCATGGACCACAAGCAGAAACAGTCCATCGTCGATGACCTTAACAGGTTCATCAAGAGAAAGGATTACTATAAGAGAATCGGCAAGGCATGGAAGAGGGGGTACCTGCTCTACGGTCCACCTGGGACCGGAAAGTCCAGCCTGATCGCGGCCATGGCCAACCATCTCAGGTTTGACATATATGATCTCGAGCTGACTTCGGTCCAAAGCAACATGGACCTCAGGAAGCTTCTTGTCGGCATTAGCAGCCGATCCATTCTTGTGGTTGAGGATATCGACTGCACCATCAAACTGCAACAacgggagggaggcgaggaagATACCAAGTCGGATTCTACGGACAGCGAAGATGGACGAGAGAAG GTTACACTTTCTGGAATGCTCAACTTTGTTGATGGGCTGTGGTCAGCGAGCGGGGAGGAGAGGATCATCGTCTTCACGACCAATTACAAGGAGCGGCTTGACCCGGCGCTGCTGCGGCCTGGCAGGATGGACATGCACATCTACATGGGTTATTGCACCCCCCAATCATTCCGAATCCTCGCCCACAACTACCATATGATCGACTACCATGCCACATATCCGGAGATTGAGAAGCTGATGAAGGAGGTGATGGTGACACCTGCAGAGGTCGCTGAGGTTCTGATGAGGAATGATGATGCTGATGTCGCGCTCCATGATCTCATCGATCTCCTGAAGTCAAAAGTGAATGATGCCAATGTGATCAAGAGCGAACACAGCAGTGCAAATAACCAGCTGGATGAGGAGCAAGATGACAGAGACCATGACTAA
- the LOC101771588 gene encoding protein HYPER-SENSITIVITY-RELATED 4 codes for MSSSGGYEKYITMAASVAATAMVVRSVMSELLPYEVRDLLCAAARYLRSRVSSRHTVVIDEAEGLSANQIYDAARTYLAARISTDMPRLRVSRVDETQGIMVGMEQGEEMVDVHDGVEYTWNLVARDNTPGAASRAAGTKARGRLEIKSFEVTFHKKHKDKALESYLPHIVATAKAMKDQHRNLKMHMIEYDAWTAVDLRHPSTFDTLAMDKKLKQSVMDDLERFVKRKDYYRRIGRAWKRGYLLYGPPGTGKSSLIAAMANYLKFDIYDLELTEVKSNSDLRRLLVGMSNRSILVVEDIDCSIDLRQREEGEKRVRSSSTGEENDDKVTLSGLLNFVDGLWSTSGEERIIVFTTNYRERLDPALLRPGRMDMHIHMGYCTAESVRILARNYHSVENHAMYPEIEQLIEEVMVSPAEVAEVLMRNENSDAVLQDLLEFLKAKRKLVGESKAANENGNE; via the exons ATGTCGTCGAGCGGGGGCTACGAGAAGTACATCACCATGGCGGCGTCCGTGGCGGCGACGGCCATGGTGGTGCGCAGCGTCATGAGCGAGCTGCTCCCCTACGAGGTGCGCGACCtgctctgcgccgccgcgcgctaCCTCCGCTCCCGCGTCTCCTCGCGCCACACGGTGGTCATCGACGAGGCCGAGGGCCTCTCCGCCAATCAGATCTACGACGCCGCGCGCACCTACCTCGCCGCCCGGATCAGCACCGACATGCCGCGCCTCCGCGTCAGCCGCGTCGACGAGACGCAGGGCATCATGGTCGGCATGGAGCAGGGCGAGGAGATGGTCGACGTCCACGACGGCGTCGAGTACACCTGGAACCTCGTCGCCCGGGACAACacccccggcgccgcctccaGGGCGGCGGGCACCAAGGCCAGGGGCCGCCTCGAGATCAAGTCGTTCGAGGTCACCTTCCACAAGAAGCACAAGGACAAGGCCCTCGAATCGTACCTCCCGCACATCGTCGCCACGGCCAAGGCCATGAAAGACCAGCACCGGAACCTCAAGATGCACATGATCGAGTACGACGCCTGGACAGCCGTCGACCTCCGCCACCCGTCCACCTTCGACACGCTCGCCATGGACAAGAAGCTGAAACAGTCCGTCATGGATGACCTTGAGAGGTTCGTCAAGAGGAAAGACTACTACAGGAGGATCGGCAGGGCGTGGAAGCGGGGTTACCTGCTCTACGGACCACCTGGGACTGGCAAGTCAAGCCTGATCGCAGCGATGGCGAATTACCTCAAGTTTGACATCTATGATCTTGAGCTGACCGAGGTTAAAAGCAACTCGgacctccggaggcttcttgtcgggatgagcaaccgatccatcCTTGTGGTTGAAGACATTGACTGTAGCATTGACCTGCGGCAGCGGGAGGAAGGCGAGAAGCGTGTCAGGTCCAGCTCTACAGGAGAAGAAAATGATGACAAG GTGACGCTTTCTGGGCTGCTCAACTTTGTTGACGGTCTCTGGTCGACAAGCGGGGAGGAGAGGATCATCGTTTTTACCACAAATTACAGGGAGCGGCTTGACCCAGCACTACTGCGGCCTGGCAGGATGGACATGCACATCCACATGGGGTACTGCACCGCAGAGTCTGTTCGGATTCTGGCAAGGAACTACCACTCAGTTGAAAATCATGCCATGTATCCAGAAATTGAACAGCTGATAGAGGAGGTAATGGTCTCACCTGCGGAGGTTGCTGAGGTTCTAATGAGGAACGAGAACAGTGATGCTGTACTCCAGGATCTCCTTGAGTTCCTCAAAGCAAAGAGGAAATTAGTTGGTGAGAGCAAAGCTGCAAATGAGAATGGAAATGAATAG